A genomic window from Chlorobium phaeobacteroides DSM 266 includes:
- a CDS encoding glycosyltransferase family protein yields MKILFGVQGTGNGHISRSRELVRRLKADGHEVDVIISGRKEDELREIEVFEPYRVMKGMTLVTFKGRMNYIETMFQLDLTRLMADVFTLDTEGTDLIITDFEPITSLAARLRNIPSVGFGHQYAFRFDIPVARGNIFEKYTLLNFAPARYNAGLHWSDFNQPVFPPVIPESLYEQKQPLVNRSKILVYLPFEELPDVSDFVSPFVDFEFFIYGKVQNDSDDGHLHFRGYSRAGFLKDLMECDGVVCNAGFELPGEALHLGKKLLLRPLDGQIEQESNALAMVELGYGMAMHSLDGDMLADWLLKPGREPLHYAKTVDYIAEWIGSGEWDLLSKYTEAAWKRLF; encoded by the coding sequence ATGAAGATTCTTTTCGGTGTTCAGGGTACAGGAAACGGCCATATCAGCCGCAGCAGAGAGTTGGTAAGGCGGCTGAAAGCTGACGGCCATGAAGTTGACGTTATTATCAGCGGAAGAAAGGAGGATGAACTCAGAGAGATAGAGGTTTTTGAGCCCTATCGGGTCATGAAAGGGATGACGCTGGTGACCTTCAAGGGAAGGATGAACTATATTGAAACGATGTTTCAGCTTGATCTTACACGGTTGATGGCTGATGTTTTCACCCTCGATACAGAGGGAACAGATTTGATCATAACTGATTTTGAGCCGATTACCTCTCTTGCGGCAAGACTCCGTAACATTCCCAGTGTAGGATTTGGTCATCAATATGCCTTCAGATTTGATATTCCGGTTGCGAGAGGGAACATTTTTGAAAAATACACGTTGCTTAATTTTGCTCCGGCCCGTTACAATGCAGGACTGCACTGGAGTGACTTCAATCAGCCTGTTTTTCCGCCGGTCATCCCGGAAAGCCTCTACGAACAGAAGCAGCCACTCGTTAACCGCAGTAAAATTCTTGTCTATCTGCCGTTTGAAGAGCTTCCGGATGTTTCGGATTTTGTCTCTCCGTTCGTTGATTTCGAGTTTTTTATCTATGGTAAAGTGCAAAATGACAGCGACGATGGTCATCTGCACTTCAGAGGGTATTCAAGAGCGGGTTTTTTGAAGGATCTTATGGAGTGCGACGGGGTTGTCTGCAATGCGGGATTCGAACTTCCCGGAGAAGCTCTCCATCTCGGGAAAAAATTGCTGCTGAGACCTCTCGACGGCCAGATCGAACAGGAATCGAACGCGCTTGCCATGGTGGAGCTTGGATACGGTATGGCGATGCATAGCCTTGACGGAGACATGCTGGCCGACTGGCTTCTGAAACCGGGCAGAGAACCGCTGCATTACGCTAAAACGGTGGATTATATAGCCGAGTGGATAGGCAGCGGCGAATGGGATCTTCTTTCTAAATATACTGAAGCAGCCTGGAAAAGGCTTTTCTGA
- a CDS encoding alpha-amylase family glycosyl hydrolase, whose protein sequence is MFPLVFEINTRIWLQKLSDQHQKNITLATVPDTEFTFFSECGFDIVWLMGVWTPSRYSKAIATAHPGLRSSFLSYHDPLDPDTIVSSPYAIPSYTVHDKLGGKDELLAFREKLNALGILLMLDFVPNHLALDNDWLPNHPEYFIPVSKDEQSQDPESCFEYAAGKYLAHGKDPYFPSWTDTLQLNYANPATREMMRENLLMISSLCDGVRCDVAMLILKEIFNTTWSNLSGHMEDEFWLEAIAAVKNRFPDFIFLAEAYWNKEWDLQQLGFDFTYDMPFYDHLTHAPVNVEKLMGHMQAQWEYQQHLCRFIENHDEPRAAEKIGLNNAVAALVLLTAPGMHLIHENQMDGYKKKIPVQLNRQEPEAGDAELHLLYRRLFQLQKKAVFREGNIEWLHLNIIRAAHCFGYHRYRNEEHAFILANFSATGISIAFSHPFLLNKNNNNLTILCTSCRDKTPEILLDGETMHIRLAPHEGVVVTC, encoded by the coding sequence ATGTTTCCTCTGGTCTTCGAAATCAACACAAGAATCTGGCTGCAAAAACTCAGCGATCAGCATCAAAAAAACATAACGCTCGCCACTGTTCCCGACACAGAATTCACGTTTTTCAGCGAGTGCGGTTTTGATATTGTCTGGCTGATGGGCGTCTGGACACCAAGTCGATACAGTAAAGCCATCGCAACGGCACATCCGGGACTGCGCAGCTCATTTCTGAGCTATCATGATCCTCTCGACCCTGACACGATTGTCTCTTCGCCCTACGCCATACCCTCATACACCGTTCATGACAAGCTTGGAGGGAAAGACGAGCTCCTTGCCTTCCGTGAAAAACTCAATGCGCTGGGCATTCTGCTCATGCTTGACTTTGTGCCGAACCATCTTGCCCTTGATAACGACTGGCTCCCGAATCATCCGGAGTATTTCATCCCGGTCTCGAAAGATGAACAAAGCCAGGACCCTGAATCCTGTTTTGAATACGCCGCGGGAAAGTACCTCGCCCACGGAAAAGATCCCTACTTCCCCTCATGGACTGACACGCTTCAACTCAATTATGCAAACCCTGCAACACGGGAGATGATGAGAGAGAACCTGCTCATGATCAGCTCGCTTTGCGATGGCGTCCGGTGCGATGTCGCCATGCTCATCCTTAAAGAGATATTCAACACCACATGGAGTAACCTCAGCGGCCACATGGAAGATGAGTTCTGGCTCGAGGCAATAGCCGCAGTTAAAAACCGCTTTCCCGATTTTATCTTTCTTGCGGAAGCATACTGGAACAAAGAGTGGGATTTGCAGCAGCTTGGATTTGATTTCACCTATGACATGCCGTTTTATGATCACCTCACCCACGCTCCGGTCAATGTCGAAAAACTCATGGGCCATATGCAGGCTCAATGGGAGTACCAGCAACACCTCTGCCGCTTTATTGAAAACCATGACGAGCCCCGCGCAGCGGAAAAGATCGGTCTGAATAACGCTGTTGCCGCTCTGGTTCTTCTTACGGCGCCTGGCATGCACCTCATTCATGAAAACCAGATGGATGGGTACAAAAAGAAAATCCCCGTACAGCTTAATCGTCAGGAACCCGAAGCGGGCGATGCCGAGCTTCACCTGCTCTACCGACGCCTGTTTCAATTGCAGAAAAAAGCGGTGTTCCGGGAAGGTAACATTGAGTGGTTGCATCTGAATATCATCCGTGCCGCGCACTGTTTCGGTTATCACCGCTATCGGAATGAAGAACACGCGTTTATTCTTGCCAATTTCAGCGCCACAGGTATAAGCATTGCCTTCAGTCATCCGTTTCTTCTGAACAAGAACAACAATAATCTCACTATCCTGTGCACTTCATGCAGAGATAAAACGCCGGAGATCCTTCTCGATGGAGAGACCATGCACATCCGTCTCGCACCGCATGAAGGAGTGGTCGTAACCTGCTGA
- a CDS encoding nitroreductase family protein yields the protein MHFRDLVTRTRSCRRFDGSYRISKSALRDLVELACYAPSAKNLQPLKYIGVTDPDRFADIFSCLSWAGYLDEWSGPEESERPSAYLVMLGDRALSPFIACDSGIAAQTIMLGATNMGLGGCMVGSVDRDRLRQLLGFAEWLDVLFVIALGKPVETIVIDQMAEEEDVRYFRDIHGIHHVPKRMVDDVLLGLH from the coding sequence ATGCATTTCAGAGATCTTGTGACAAGAACAAGAAGCTGCCGCAGGTTTGACGGCAGTTATCGGATAAGCAAGAGCGCGCTGCGCGATCTGGTGGAGCTGGCTTGTTATGCGCCTTCTGCTAAAAATCTTCAACCTCTTAAATATATAGGCGTTACGGATCCGGATCGTTTTGCTGATATTTTTTCCTGTCTTTCCTGGGCAGGTTATCTTGATGAGTGGTCCGGTCCCGAAGAGTCGGAACGTCCTTCGGCATATCTCGTCATGCTTGGCGATCGTGCCTTAAGCCCTTTTATTGCCTGTGACAGCGGGATTGCGGCACAAACCATTATGCTTGGAGCTACGAATATGGGTCTTGGCGGATGCATGGTCGGGTCGGTTGACCGCGATCGTCTGCGACAACTTCTCGGGTTTGCCGAGTGGCTCGATGTTCTTTTTGTGATCGCTCTTGGAAAGCCGGTCGAAACCATTGTCATCGATCAGATGGCGGAAGAAGAAGATGTTCGATACTTCAGAGACATTCATGGTATCCATCATGTGCCCAAACGAATGGTTGATGATGTGTTGTTGGGCCTTCACTAA
- a CDS encoding enoyl-ACP reductase, translated as MPEKAHYGLLKGKKGIVFGPLDESSIGWQIALHAYREGAEIAISNVATALRFGNIEELALLCGNAPVIVCDASRNEDVDNCFKELKEKMGAVDFIVHSIGMSQNIRKQLPYEELNYEWFMRTLDVSGLSLHRIVSYALKNDAINAGGSIVALSYIASQRNYWTYSDMGDAKSLLESIARSYGPRLAKRAIRINTVSQSPTYTKAGSGIPGFEKMYEYSDLMSPLGNASAEECAEYTMTLLSDLSRKVTMQNLFHDGGYSSMGATIPMIKLAHEVLNDRELAARVGLDDVSPST; from the coding sequence ATGCCCGAGAAAGCGCACTACGGTCTTTTAAAAGGAAAAAAAGGAATTGTTTTCGGTCCTCTTGATGAAAGCAGTATCGGATGGCAGATTGCACTTCATGCCTATCGGGAGGGTGCCGAGATTGCAATATCGAATGTCGCTACCGCTCTGCGTTTTGGCAATATTGAGGAACTTGCTCTTCTTTGCGGCAATGCTCCTGTTATTGTGTGCGATGCATCAAGAAACGAGGATGTTGATAATTGTTTCAAAGAGTTGAAGGAGAAGATGGGGGCTGTCGATTTTATCGTTCACTCCATTGGCATGTCGCAGAACATCCGTAAGCAGCTTCCTTACGAGGAGTTGAACTATGAATGGTTCATGAGGACGCTTGATGTTTCCGGTCTTTCGTTGCACAGGATTGTTTCCTATGCTCTTAAAAACGATGCGATCAACGCTGGAGGAAGCATTGTTGCGCTATCCTATATAGCATCACAACGGAATTACTGGACCTATTCCGATATGGGAGATGCCAAATCCCTTCTCGAATCGATTGCCAGAAGCTATGGTCCGAGGCTTGCAAAGCGGGCTATACGTATCAATACGGTTTCTCAAAGCCCAACCTATACGAAAGCAGGCAGCGGTATTCCGGGATTTGAGAAAATGTACGAATACAGTGATCTCATGTCACCGCTTGGTAATGCATCTGCCGAAGAGTGTGCAGAATATACGATGACTTTGCTCAGCGATCTTTCACGAAAGGTCACCATGCAGAATCTCTTTCATGATGGTGGGTACAGTTCGATGGGCGCAACCATTCCCATGATTAAGCTTGCTCATGAAGTGCTTAACGACAGGGAACTTGCCGCAAGAGTCGGACTTGATGATGTTTCGCCTTCAACGTGA
- a CDS encoding ATP-dependent helicase: MTDFLLDLNDVQRQAVRATEGPVMVLAGAGSGKTRVITYRIAWLIKNGYASAKNILALTFTNKAAGEMRHRVDVLLQQGSAGGLWIGTFHSIFARLLRNDIHLLGYDRNFSIFDADDSKSLIRQSMGELNISPDSVPLNTLQGIISRAKNSFILPEEFRRSAGDYNQQIAAKVYDLYTRKLRENNALDFDDLLIKPLELFREHPMVLEALQDTFRYLLIDEYQDTNKAQYLAAKMLSAKHRNIFVVGDDAQSIYSWRGADISNILNFQDDYTDALTFKLVENYRSTGTILQAANSVIRNNLRQIKKELVSHRSAGDPLTLIEARNERHEAEKIGEYIHSIRIEKGYEFRSFAVFYRTNAQSRVLEDLMRQNRIPYKIFGSVSFYKRKEIKDAVAYLRFLLNDRDSESLLRIINFPPRKIGETSIGKLREFAEAEGITLYEAITRADEGQFQSRLVNSLKGFSSLIEALRLLAETGTVYAVLTELFSLTSIPLLLKEENTAESLARHENLQELLSMARDFSDNNPDQGSLGDFLETISLASNYDESQDSDNYVSLMTVHASKGLEFPVVFITGLEERLFPLNCYEPEQLEEERRLFYVAMTRAQEKIFLSWAQTRYLYGQPQYCLKSMFISEIDSSIVKTESGTVLADRKERQGTRNAVPESGGYRQRPAGAVSAPSQKPRESGLREGSTVHHAVFGQGTVLDVQGRGAGQKALIRFRNAGEKTLMVQYANLRVL, encoded by the coding sequence TTGACGGATTTTTTACTTGATCTTAATGATGTTCAGCGCCAGGCGGTCAGAGCCACAGAGGGTCCTGTCATGGTGCTTGCCGGAGCAGGTTCAGGCAAGACAAGGGTTATTACCTATCGCATTGCCTGGTTGATAAAGAACGGCTATGCTTCAGCAAAGAACATTCTTGCCCTTACTTTTACCAACAAGGCTGCCGGTGAAATGCGTCACCGTGTCGATGTTCTTTTGCAGCAGGGTTCAGCCGGAGGATTGTGGATAGGTACCTTTCATTCGATTTTTGCGCGCCTGTTGCGCAATGATATTCATTTGCTCGGGTATGACAGGAACTTTTCGATATTTGATGCCGACGACAGTAAAAGTCTGATTCGCCAGTCGATGGGTGAGCTTAATATTTCGCCTGATTCCGTGCCGCTCAATACCCTGCAGGGAATCATCAGCAGAGCCAAAAACAGTTTTATTCTGCCCGAAGAGTTTCGCCGGAGCGCAGGAGACTATAATCAGCAGATTGCCGCAAAGGTCTATGATCTTTACACCAGAAAGCTCAGGGAGAATAACGCCCTTGATTTCGACGATCTGCTTATCAAGCCACTTGAACTGTTCAGGGAACACCCGATGGTGCTTGAGGCATTGCAGGATACCTTTCGGTACCTGCTTATCGATGAGTACCAGGATACCAACAAGGCGCAGTATCTGGCCGCAAAAATGCTCTCGGCAAAGCATCGCAACATTTTTGTTGTCGGTGATGACGCCCAGTCTATTTATTCCTGGCGAGGGGCGGATATATCCAATATTCTGAACTTTCAGGATGATTACACGGATGCTCTGACCTTCAAGCTGGTGGAGAATTACCGGAGTACCGGAACGATTCTTCAGGCAGCCAACAGCGTGATTCGAAACAACCTTCGCCAGATAAAAAAAGAGCTCGTTTCGCATCGAAGCGCGGGCGATCCCCTGACGCTTATCGAGGCTCGAAATGAACGGCATGAGGCTGAAAAGATCGGGGAGTACATCCACTCGATCCGCATTGAAAAAGGGTACGAATTTCGGAGTTTCGCAGTGTTTTACCGAACAAATGCCCAGTCGAGGGTGCTTGAGGATCTCATGCGACAGAACCGGATTCCCTACAAGATATTCGGGAGCGTCTCGTTTTACAAACGTAAGGAGATCAAGGATGCGGTTGCCTATCTCCGCTTTCTTCTCAATGATCGGGACAGTGAGTCACTTTTGAGAATTATTAATTTTCCGCCCAGAAAAATCGGTGAAACAAGTATCGGAAAACTACGGGAGTTTGCTGAAGCAGAGGGTATAACGCTGTACGAGGCAATAACCCGCGCAGATGAAGGGCAGTTCCAGTCTCGTCTTGTAAACTCGCTCAAGGGCTTCAGTTCGCTTATTGAAGCCTTGCGTCTGCTCGCCGAGACGGGTACGGTCTATGCTGTATTGACGGAACTGTTCAGTTTGACCTCGATTCCTCTTCTGCTCAAGGAGGAAAATACCGCAGAATCTCTTGCGAGGCATGAAAATCTTCAGGAACTGCTCTCGATGGCAAGGGATTTTTCGGATAACAATCCTGATCAAGGTTCTCTCGGTGATTTTCTTGAAACAATATCGCTGGCCTCCAACTACGACGAGTCTCAGGATTCCGATAACTATGTTTCACTGATGACGGTTCACGCATCGAAGGGACTTGAGTTTCCCGTTGTATTTATAACCGGACTTGAAGAGCGGCTTTTTCCCCTGAACTGTTATGAACCTGAACAGCTTGAGGAGGAACGGCGGTTGTTTTATGTTGCCATGACCAGAGCCCAGGAAAAGATTTTTCTTTCATGGGCACAGACCCGTTATCTCTATGGTCAGCCGCAGTACTGTCTGAAATCGATGTTTATCAGCGAGATTGATTCTTCAATCGTCAAGACTGAAAGCGGAACTGTTCTTGCAGACAGAAAAGAGCGGCAGGGTACCCGGAACGCCGTTCCGGAATCCGGCGGTTATCGTCAAAGACCCGCGGGAGCAGTTTCCGCTCCTTCTCAGAAGCCCCGGGAAAGCGGACTTCGAGAAGGCTCGACGGTGCATCATGCGGTTTTCGGCCAGGGGACGGTGCTTGATGTCCAGGGTCGAGGTGCAGGCCAGAAAGCGCTTATCAGGTTTCGCAATGCAGGCGAGAAAACGTTGATGGTTCAGTATGCAAATCTCAGAGTGTTATGA
- the aat gene encoding leucyl/phenylalanyl-tRNA--protein transferase has product MIRIDELLRAYRKGLFPMADPDDEKVYWCQPYKRAVVPLLSYMPSRDVARILRRGEFEVRIDSDFEGVIRGCAAPRKSDSQTWISPEIMDAYLTLNQLGVAHSVECWHHGELSGGLYGLSMGAAFFGESMFFRRSYASQVAFDHLVRRLKDRGYLLLDAQIMNPHLQKLGAVEIDHDEYMLQLDIALGKKIRFI; this is encoded by the coding sequence ATGATTCGTATTGATGAGTTGCTGCGGGCATATCGAAAGGGTCTTTTTCCCATGGCTGACCCTGACGATGAAAAGGTATACTGGTGCCAGCCATACAAACGGGCAGTGGTTCCTCTTTTAAGCTACATGCCCTCGCGCGATGTTGCCAGAATTTTACGCAGAGGAGAGTTTGAGGTGAGAATCGATTCCGATTTTGAAGGCGTGATTCGCGGATGCGCCGCGCCGAGAAAAAGCGACAGTCAAACATGGATCTCTCCTGAAATCATGGATGCTTATCTTACGCTTAACCAGCTTGGGGTGGCACATAGCGTCGAATGCTGGCATCACGGAGAACTTTCCGGCGGTTTGTATGGCTTGTCGATGGGCGCTGCTTTTTTTGGAGAGTCGATGTTTTTTCGACGTTCCTATGCCTCGCAGGTCGCTTTTGACCATCTTGTCAGGCGCTTGAAAGACAGGGGTTATCTTTTACTCGATGCCCAGATTATGAATCCTCATCTTCAGAAGCTTGGTGCGGTCGAAATTGATCATGATGAGTATATGCTTCAGCTCGACATTGCACTCGGCAAAAAGATTCGTTTCATCTAA
- a CDS encoding ArsA family ATPase has protein sequence MLSRDLTENQSQPRVIIYSGKGGTGKTTISSSTAVALARQNKKVLIMSSDPAHSLSDVFDTQISRNDPQRIEKNLYGLEIDTIYELKKNMSGFQKFVSSSYKNQGIDSGMASELTTQPGLDEIFALNRLVDEAQSGKWDAVVLDTSPTGNTLRLLAYPEIIIGGNMGKQFFKLYKSMSSLARPLSGNSIPDGEFFNEVNVLLKQMEDINKFILSPEVTFRLVLNPEKLSILETKRAYTFIHLYGINIDAIVINKILPTSKTVGEYFEFWADLHTKYLMEIDNSFYPTPVFRCNLQRTEPIGSDALHEISKLVFGEQIPDKTFYEGKNFWIESRKNAVTEDHREILCIRIPFLKDAEDVKVERMGTDIVVTVDRAQRIITLPRALYSLDLEEYLIEDNLLRVVFKETPVEKDEVELSVNKNMLDKLRSMRRMKI, from the coding sequence ATGTTATCGAGGGACTTAACGGAAAATCAGTCTCAGCCGAGAGTTATCATTTATTCCGGAAAGGGCGGAACGGGAAAAACCACGATATCTTCGTCAACAGCCGTAGCGCTTGCAAGGCAGAACAAGAAAGTGCTTATCATGTCGTCCGATCCGGCACACTCCTTGTCGGATGTCTTTGATACGCAAATAAGTCGTAATGATCCGCAGAGAATTGAGAAAAATCTTTACGGGCTCGAAATTGACACGATATACGAGCTGAAAAAAAACATGTCGGGGTTCCAGAAATTTGTCTCTTCTTCCTATAAAAACCAGGGGATTGACAGCGGCATGGCCTCTGAATTGACAACGCAGCCTGGTCTTGACGAGATTTTTGCTCTGAATCGTCTGGTTGATGAAGCCCAGTCCGGAAAATGGGATGCCGTGGTGCTCGATACTTCCCCGACAGGCAATACCCTTCGCCTGCTTGCCTATCCTGAAATTATTATTGGCGGCAATATGGGCAAGCAGTTTTTCAAGTTGTACAAAAGCATGTCATCTCTTGCCCGTCCACTGAGTGGTAACTCGATTCCTGATGGAGAGTTTTTTAACGAGGTCAATGTACTGCTCAAGCAGATGGAGGATATCAACAAATTTATTCTCAGTCCTGAGGTTACCTTCCGTCTGGTATTGAATCCTGAGAAACTGTCGATTCTTGAGACGAAACGAGCATATACCTTTATCCATCTGTATGGGATCAATATTGATGCTATTGTTATTAACAAGATTCTTCCTACTTCGAAGACCGTAGGTGAGTATTTTGAGTTCTGGGCTGATCTGCATACCAAGTATCTGATGGAGATTGATAACTCTTTTTATCCGACGCCTGTATTTCGATGCAATCTTCAGCGGACCGAGCCTATCGGATCCGATGCACTTCATGAGATCAGCAAACTGGTGTTTGGAGAGCAGATTCCCGACAAGACCTTCTATGAAGGGAAAAATTTCTGGATCGAGAGCCGTAAAAATGCCGTCACCGAAGATCATCGTGAGATTCTTTGCATCAGGATTCCCTTTCTCAAGGATGCCGAAGATGTGAAGGTCGAGCGAATGGGAACCGATATTGTGGTAACCGTTGATCGGGCACAGCGGATAATTACCCTTCCAAGAGCGCTGTACAGTCTGGATCTGGAAGAGTATCTTATCGAGGATAACCTTCTTCGCGTAGTATTCAAGGAGACTCCTGTCGAAAAGGATGAGGTGGAGTTGAGCGTCAACAAAAATATGCTTGACAAGCTTCGTTCTATGAGAAGGATGAAGATTTAG
- a CDS encoding NADP-dependent isocitrate dehydrogenase yields the protein MGKSSTIIYTKIDEAPALATYSLLPVIQAFAKGTGVDVETRDISLAGRIIANFPDNLTEEQKISDQLAELGQLALTPEANIIKLPNISASLPQLQAAIKELQSHGYNIPDYPEAPENDAEKEIQLRYAKVLGSAVNPVLREGNSDRRAPLSVKQFAKKHPHKMGAWSNDSQSHVAHMHSGDFYGSEQSLTVQEPTSVRIEFVDGSGSVKVLKEKTALLKGEVIDTAVMNIRSLRQFFADQIADAKASGILLSLHLKATMMKVSDPVMFGHAVTVFYKDVFDKYAALIKELGVNVNNGLGDLYVKIKNLPDAQRAEIEADIQAVYATRPALAMVDSDKGITNLHVPNDIIVDASMPVVIRDSGKMWGPDGKLHDTKAMIPDRCYATMYQAMVEDCKAHGAFDPSTVGSVPNVGLMAQKAEEYGSHDKTFMAPGNGSVRVVDAAGSVLMEQPVEEGDIFRMCQVKDAPVRDWVKLAVNRAKATGVPAVFWLDSNRAHDREIIAKVDEYLKEYDTTGLEICILTPVEAMKFSLERFRAGKDTISVTGNVLRDYLTDLFPIIELGTSAKMLSIVPLMNGGGLFETGAGGSAPKHVQQFQKEGYLRWDSLGEFSALAASLEYLANAFRNSKAQVLADTLDQAIGKFLDNSKSPARKVGQIDNRGSHFYLALYWAEALAAQSGDQELQARFAGVAQQLAENEAVINAELIGAQGSPVDMGGYYHPSDELTSKAMRPSATFNAIIDAM from the coding sequence ATGGGAAAGAGTTCGACCATTATTTATACTAAAATTGATGAGGCCCCAGCCTTGGCTACCTATTCGCTGCTTCCGGTAATCCAGGCCTTTGCAAAGGGAACCGGAGTGGATGTTGAGACAAGGGATATTTCGCTTGCAGGCCGAATCATAGCGAATTTTCCGGACAATCTGACTGAAGAGCAGAAAATCTCGGATCAGCTTGCAGAACTGGGCCAGTTGGCTCTTACACCTGAAGCCAATATTATCAAGCTCCCAAATATCAGCGCATCTTTACCTCAATTGCAGGCTGCAATAAAAGAGCTGCAGTCACATGGGTATAATATTCCTGACTACCCGGAAGCACCTGAAAACGATGCTGAAAAAGAGATTCAGTTACGCTACGCAAAAGTGCTTGGCAGCGCCGTTAACCCGGTGTTGCGCGAAGGTAATTCCGATCGTCGCGCGCCGCTTTCGGTGAAGCAGTTTGCAAAGAAGCATCCGCACAAAATGGGTGCGTGGAGCAACGACTCGCAATCACACGTAGCCCATATGCATAGCGGCGATTTTTATGGCAGCGAACAATCTCTTACCGTGCAGGAACCCACATCGGTACGCATCGAGTTTGTTGACGGCAGTGGCTCGGTCAAGGTTCTGAAAGAGAAAACTGCTCTGCTCAAAGGCGAGGTGATCGATACGGCGGTTATGAACATTCGTTCACTGCGACAGTTTTTTGCGGATCAGATTGCCGATGCAAAAGCAAGCGGAATTCTGCTCTCCCTGCATTTGAAGGCAACCATGATGAAGGTTTCTGATCCTGTCATGTTCGGACATGCGGTTACGGTATTTTACAAGGATGTATTTGATAAATATGCCGCACTCATCAAAGAGCTCGGCGTAAACGTTAATAATGGTCTTGGTGATCTTTACGTAAAAATCAAGAACCTGCCTGACGCGCAGCGTGCGGAAATCGAGGCTGACATTCAGGCTGTTTACGCAACCCGTCCAGCTCTTGCCATGGTTGATTCCGACAAAGGAATAACCAATCTGCATGTGCCTAACGATATTATCGTCGATGCATCCATGCCTGTTGTTATCCGCGATTCAGGTAAAATGTGGGGCCCCGACGGTAAACTGCACGACACGAAAGCCATGATTCCCGACCGTTGCTATGCAACCATGTATCAGGCGATGGTGGAAGATTGCAAAGCCCATGGCGCATTTGATCCGTCTACGGTCGGCAGTGTTCCCAATGTCGGGCTGATGGCTCAGAAAGCGGAAGAGTATGGTTCACACGATAAAACTTTCATGGCTCCAGGAAACGGTTCTGTCCGGGTTGTTGATGCTGCCGGTTCTGTTCTGATGGAGCAGCCGGTCGAAGAGGGTGATATTTTCAGAATGTGTCAGGTTAAGGATGCTCCTGTTCGTGACTGGGTTAAACTTGCTGTCAATCGTGCAAAAGCAACCGGGGTACCTGCGGTATTCTGGCTCGACAGCAATCGTGCGCACGACAGGGAGATTATCGCGAAGGTTGACGAGTACCTTAAAGAGTACGATACAACCGGTCTTGAAATCTGTATTTTGACTCCGGTAGAGGCCATGAAGTTTTCGCTCGAACGGTTCAGGGCTGGTAAAGACACTATTTCCGTAACAGGGAACGTACTTCGTGATTACCTGACCGATCTTTTCCCGATCATAGAGCTTGGTACCAGTGCAAAAATGCTCTCAATTGTACCGCTTATGAACGGAGGCGGACTTTTTGAAACCGGCGCAGGCGGTTCAGCTCCCAAACATGTGCAGCAGTTTCAGAAAGAGGGATACCTCCGCTGGGATTCCCTTGGCGAATTCTCGGCGCTCGCCGCATCGCTCGAGTATCTTGCAAATGCTTTCAGGAACAGCAAGGCGCAGGTTCTTGCCGATACGCTTGATCAGGCCATAGGCAAGTTTCTCGATAACAGCAAATCACCGGCTCGCAAGGTTGGTCAGATTGACAATCGTGGAAGCCACTTCTACCTTGCGCTCTATTGGGCAGAGGCTCTTGCTGCTCAAAGTGGAGATCAGGAACTTCAGGCTCGTTTTGCAGGAGTCGCACAGCAACTCGCAGAAAACGAAGCGGTTATCAATGCTGAACTTATCGGAGCGCAGGGCAGCCCTGTCGATATGGGCGGTTATTATCATCCAAGCGATGAGCTGACTTCAAAAGCAATGCGTCCAAGTGCAACCTTCAATGCTATCATTGATGCCATGTAA